Within Phycisphaerales bacterium, the genomic segment GCACATTCTACCAGCCACACTGCTGGGAGGCCGAGGGTGACTGGCACGTCTGTCGGACGCTGGTGAATGGTGAAGACGGTGAAGCGCGGGAGGCGTCGCACGGCGAATTGCGGGTGCGGGTACTGGCGGACGAAGGGGAACGCATCCGGATTCGCCTGGCTGCGCGGCATGAACATGCCATCAAGGGCATCAAAATCGCGCTCGATCTACCCTATCTGCCGATGCTCGCGCCGGAGGAGATCACGCTCGACGACGCCACCTGGCGCGAGTGGCACTTTCCTCGTGATTGGCGCACGGGTTTCGCCGTGTGGCAGGCACAGCAGCGGTTCTTCACGGTAGTAACCCACGAGAATCCGTGGCGGTTCAAGCGACTCCGCGCCCTGCGCACCGGTGGTCGCATGCGCCTGGAAATACTCCAGGATGCCTCTTTGCGCGAGCGTACGCACCGGTTCGAGTCGAGCGAATGGGAGATCGGCTACCGGTCCGAAATCGACACCCTGCTCGACGACTACGCGCGCTTCGTCGGCCAGGCCTTCGGCGCAACCGCCTTCGACCGCCGGACGGACATGCCGGATTGGACCCGCGGGCTCGGACTGGTCGTGAATCTGCACAACACAGATTGGAACGGTCGCGTACACCTTGACTTCGCCGGCATGACGCGGGCCGTTGAAGCGCTCGCTCAGCAGTTCCCCGCCGAGCGCACGCTGCTGTATCCAATCGGATGGGACGGGCGGTACATGCGCGACTATCCGACGTACGAGCCCTCCCCCGGTTTGGGCGGCGCGGAGGGCTTCAAGGCCTTCTGCGCGCGAGCCCGTCAACTCGGCTTCCACATTATGCCGCATCTCAACGCCATGGCCGTGAACATGTGTCATCCGCAGTACCTGCGGCACTTGAAGGATTACGTAATCCGGGATTGGAACGGACTCTACCGGCACAGCTATCACATCGACTGGGATCACGACGGCCTGGGGGATGCGGCCCACGCCTACATCGCGCTCGAGCCGCCGGCGCTGCGGGAGATCTTGTGTGAGGCGACCGATCGCCTCGTGCGCACCTACGGGCTCGACGGCATCTTTCTCGACGAGACCTGCAACGTCTTCTATAACGACCCGGCGTGGGACCAGGTCCAGGGCGTCCGCCGGCTGATCTACGACCTGCACGAATGCCAACCCGACATTCTGATCGCCGGCGAGGAGTGGAACGAGATGCTGCTCGGTCTCACGCCCGTGGTACAGATTTGGGAGGAGACACAGGACGGGCGCGCCGGATTCGGCCGCGTCAAGTCGCCGCTGGTGCGTAAATGGGCGGGACGCTTCGTGCGGGCTTGTGGCTATCTCGCCCTGGCATCGCCCGACGGCGAGACCGGTGTGCATGAGTGGCCGGATAAGCCCTGGATCGACGAGCAGGAGAACGAGGCCTTCTACCTGCCGACGCTGTCATTGACACGGCACAGTATCGAGCGCGGTCAGGTCGGCATCGCGGCAACCGTGAAAAGGGCGCGGGACTATGTCGCCCGCTTCGTGCGGTGATGTCCGGTGCCCACGGTGGTCCGCAGCCGAAGATCATGGCGCGTCCGCTCCTGTGACGGACGCAGGGATCCAAAGACGGACTTGGCCTGCGACGTCGGACGCGGGGGGCCGCTGTTGCTGCTGTGGTCGGCTAAGCGCGCTCGACGAGCCGGTCGATGAGAAAATCGCTCTGCTCGAGGGCGCGTGTGCGGAAGTCGCCGAAGAACGCACCCACTTCGGCGAACATGCGACCGAAGGCGTCGCGATCACCACGGGCCGCGATGTCACGCAACTCCTCAGCCGCCTGCGCAAACGCATTCGCGACCGTGGTGGTCCCGGGGTTTGCCATCTGGATCGAGGCGTAAAGGTCGGGCGACTGGGCGAAGTGTCGTCCGGTGAGCAACAACTGCATCAGGTAAATCGGCGAGGTGTATGCCAGCGTGTGTGCCAACGGCACACCGAGCGCGGCCAGTGTACGGCCCATGACCTCCGTCGCGAAATGGACGAACACCTGCACAATGCTCATCGTTTCATCGTGCGCGATTGGCGTGGTTTCCACGATCGCAAGCCCGCGGGCCCGCAGCATCTGCCGCACCCATTCGAGCCAGGCCTCGCCCCGGCCGGGCGTCACGACGACGCGCTGACCTTGCAGCGAATGCACCGACGGGCCGAAGAGCGGGTGTGTACCGACCACGCTGGCCGTGGAGTACTGCAACATGGCCGCGACCGGCGCGGCCTTGATCGAGGTCACATCCATGAGCAGCGCATCGTCCCGGACGCGCGGCCCGAGTTCGGCGATGACCTGCTCGGTGACGTTGATCGGCACGCTGATGACCACCACGTCGGCGCAGGCGGCCGCCTCGGCCGGTGTGAGGCGCGTGTCCAGGTCCGCCGCCAGCACGGCATGGCCAAGGTCCCCGAAGAGTTGCAGCAGGCACCGCCCCATGCCACCCGACGCG encodes:
- the tyrA gene encoding bifunctional chorismate mutase/prephenate dehydrogenase gives rise to the protein MSTTPPTSGNPAIRPLPVLRAMVDAIDREILQLLARRNGLIADIAEHKREHRLPIRDAEREHEIITDRRSRGQALGLNAELVESLWRLIMWASRDRQAALKAEVPPTIEPRTVAVIGASGGMGRCLLQLFGDLGHAVLAADLDTRLTPAEAAACADVVVISVPINVTEQVIAELGPRVRDDALLMDVTSIKAAPVAAMLQYSTASVVGTHPLFGPSVHSLQGQRVVVTPGRGEAWLEWVRQMLRARGLAIVETTPIAHDETMSIVQVFVHFATEVMGRTLAALGVPLAHTLAYTSPIYLMQLLLTGRHFAQSPDLYASIQMANPGTTTVANAFAQAAEELRDIAARGDRDAFGRMFAEVGAFFGDFRTRALEQSDFLIDRLVERA